From Candidatus Eisenbacteria bacterium, the proteins below share one genomic window:
- a CDS encoding thiamine diphosphokinase, with protein sequence MPYAVILTNGMPPTAAALRRALTRSALFVCADGGANTARQFGVTPAAIIGDFDSVAPDTVSHFRDVPQIRDAGEDRTDTEKAIEYALGKGAFDEIKLLGGGSGRLDHVIGHIGLLRKYLGRVRIVMEGGDGRAYVADKDQEIECPRGTVVSFFAVASPVEGVTTENLRYPLRNRTLELGLQDSISNIVEATPAWIRFKRGTLLVVEVTNPRTGRG encoded by the coding sequence ATGCCCTACGCTGTCATTCTCACGAACGGAATGCCGCCCACCGCCGCCGCGCTCCGCCGGGCGCTCACCCGCTCCGCGCTCTTCGTCTGCGCGGACGGAGGCGCGAACACGGCCCGACAATTCGGCGTGACGCCGGCGGCCATCATCGGCGACTTCGACTCGGTGGCCCCGGACACGGTCAGCCATTTTCGGGACGTACCTCAGATCCGCGACGCGGGCGAGGATCGCACCGATACCGAGAAGGCGATCGAATACGCGCTTGGGAAGGGCGCCTTCGACGAGATCAAACTGCTCGGCGGCGGCTCGGGGCGGCTCGATCACGTGATCGGCCACATCGGCCTTCTGCGGAAGTATCTCGGCCGCGTGCGGATCGTGATGGAGGGAGGCGACGGTCGTGCCTACGTCGCGGACAAGGATCAAGAAATCGAGTGCCCCCGAGGAACCGTGGTCTCCTTCTTCGCCGTCGCGAGCCCGGTGGAGGGCGTCACCACCGAAAATCTCCGCTACCCTCTCCGGAATCGCACGCTCGAGCTGGGACTTCAAGATTCCATCTCCAATATCGTGGAGGCGACTCCCGCCTGGATCCGCTTCAAGCGCGGCACCCTCCTCGTCGTGGAAGTCACGAATCCGCGGACCGGCCGCGGGTGA
- a CDS encoding TonB-dependent receptor: MKLRPALPIVAATLVIALSSHALADPGAPLTGRVLDARSGEPLSDARVRILAPAMETATGRGGEFLFSNVAPGTYELEASRLGFAPERRSVSLGADTVSVEFRLEPKPVPVPPVEVTTTRATERGSAVAFTDLDRKTIQEHYWAQDVPMLLAETPSVYAYSDAGNGIGYSYVKIRGFPQRRVAVTINGIPLNDPETHEVYWVDHPDLVSSAQSLQVQRGVGSALYGASAVGGSVNLETVAIPTERRLSIQTGVGSYDTRRFSMDYQSGLLDGTYALSGRYSRIISQGYRDLSWSRLWSYYLSAARIDSWITSRLNLYGGPEQLHLAFYGVDRPYLDGAITGDAGKDRRINPLNWRNETDNFFEPHYELIQDVKLGERVALTSSAFYFPGKGYYDDFPYGPQSFSSRRLPSFEVDSDSLYPAGYYAVDSTGAPAMQPDGRFLVIGSDMTQRLWVRNRHYGWIPRARYSHGKGELTVGAEWREHEGRHWGELTWAQALPLGTDPNHVFYDYAGRVRALSGFVQEGYLLRPDLKLTGSLQWRQTRYAIGKDRYSGYDFHLTYSFLSPRIGLNWNATERWNVFGNYAHTQTEPILSEIYRADDPTAVPLFRVVDVAAHVYRDPLIDPEHLNDYEAGLGYRNGNSYLRLTGFRLDFRNEIVANGQIDALGVPITGNAARSVHQGVELEGGWAHASGFEVSGNVSLSRNRFRDYREFVDSTTVNDFGGNTIAGFPSRLANLTVGYRHRRARAALTLNEAGRQYLDNSEDNRKNPALQSAPGYQKKLIEEHATWNGLLSFDLGGTGGFGPLGARRLSLELRGMNLTDLRYETAGYVYAEVPYFYPAATRSVFASLKADF; the protein is encoded by the coding sequence ATGAAGCTTCGCCCCGCTCTGCCTATCGTTGCAGCCACGCTCGTGATTGCGCTCTCGAGCCATGCCTTGGCGGATCCCGGCGCGCCGCTCACAGGCCGCGTGCTCGACGCACGGAGCGGAGAGCCCCTCTCGGATGCCAGGGTGCGGATCCTCGCTCCTGCCATGGAAACGGCCACCGGCCGCGGCGGGGAGTTTCTGTTCTCGAATGTCGCCCCGGGAACCTACGAGCTCGAGGCGTCCCGGCTTGGTTTCGCGCCGGAAAGGCGGAGCGTGAGCCTGGGCGCGGACACGGTCTCGGTCGAGTTCCGGCTCGAGCCCAAGCCGGTGCCCGTTCCGCCCGTGGAGGTGACCACCACGCGCGCGACCGAGCGCGGGTCCGCGGTCGCGTTCACCGACCTCGATCGAAAGACGATTCAAGAGCACTATTGGGCACAGGACGTGCCGATGCTCCTCGCCGAGACCCCGAGCGTCTACGCCTACTCCGACGCCGGAAACGGGATCGGATACTCCTACGTCAAGATTCGCGGGTTCCCCCAGCGCCGCGTTGCGGTCACGATCAACGGCATTCCCCTCAACGACCCGGAAACGCATGAGGTCTACTGGGTGGACCACCCGGACCTGGTCTCGAGCGCGCAATCGCTTCAGGTGCAGCGGGGGGTGGGGAGCGCGCTCTACGGGGCGAGCGCGGTCGGGGGCTCGGTGAATCTGGAGACGGTCGCGATTCCCACGGAACGGAGGCTCTCCATTCAGACCGGCGTCGGGAGCTACGACACGCGGCGCTTCTCGATGGACTATCAATCGGGGCTTCTCGACGGCACCTACGCGCTTTCCGGGCGCTACTCGCGGATCATTTCTCAGGGCTATCGCGACCTCTCGTGGTCCAGACTTTGGTCCTATTACCTCTCGGCCGCGCGGATCGACTCCTGGATCACGTCGCGGCTCAACCTGTACGGCGGCCCCGAGCAGCTCCACCTGGCGTTTTACGGCGTGGACCGTCCCTACCTGGACGGCGCGATCACGGGCGACGCCGGGAAGGACCGAAGGATCAACCCGCTCAATTGGCGAAACGAAACCGACAATTTCTTCGAGCCGCACTACGAGCTGATCCAGGATGTGAAACTCGGTGAGCGCGTCGCCCTGACCTCGTCCGCGTTCTATTTCCCCGGGAAGGGCTATTACGATGACTTCCCGTATGGCCCCCAGAGCTTCTCATCACGGCGCCTGCCGAGCTTCGAGGTGGACTCCGATTCGCTCTACCCGGCGGGCTACTACGCCGTCGATTCAACCGGAGCGCCGGCGATGCAACCGGACGGCCGATTCCTCGTGATCGGCTCGGACATGACGCAGCGGCTCTGGGTGAGGAACCGTCATTACGGCTGGATCCCCCGCGCGAGGTATTCGCACGGAAAAGGCGAGCTGACCGTGGGCGCGGAGTGGCGCGAGCACGAGGGCCGGCACTGGGGCGAGCTGACCTGGGCCCAGGCGCTGCCGCTGGGAACGGACCCGAACCACGTTTTCTACGACTACGCGGGCCGGGTCAGGGCCCTGTCGGGGTTCGTGCAGGAGGGGTACTTGCTCCGGCCCGATCTCAAGCTGACGGGGAGTCTCCAGTGGCGACAGACCCGGTACGCGATTGGAAAGGACCGCTACTCGGGGTATGACTTCCACCTCACGTACTCGTTCCTGAGTCCCCGGATCGGGCTCAACTGGAACGCTACGGAACGGTGGAACGTGTTCGGAAACTATGCGCACACGCAGACCGAGCCGATTCTGAGCGAGATCTACCGGGCGGACGATCCCACGGCGGTTCCGCTCTTCCGGGTCGTCGATGTCGCGGCCCATGTTTACCGGGATCCCCTGATCGACCCGGAACACCTGAACGATTACGAGGCGGGGCTCGGCTACCGGAATGGGAACTCCTACCTGAGGCTCACCGGGTTCCGGCTTGATTTCCGAAACGAAATCGTGGCCAACGGGCAGATCGACGCTCTCGGGGTCCCGATCACGGGGAATGCGGCCCGCTCCGTGCACCAAGGGGTCGAGCTCGAAGGTGGCTGGGCCCACGCGAGCGGATTCGAGGTGTCCGGAAACGTCTCCCTGAGCCGGAATCGATTCCGCGATTATCGCGAGTTCGTCGATTCGACGACGGTGAACGACTTCGGTGGGAATACGATCGCGGGGTTCCCAAGCCGACTCGCTAATCTCACGGTCGGTTACAGGCATCGCCGTGCGCGCGCGGCGCTCACGCTGAACGAAGCCGGCCGCCAATACCTAGACAACTCCGAGGACAACCGGAAGAACCCGGCGCTCCAGAGCGCTCCCGGGTATCAGAAAAAGCTCATCGAAGAGCACGCGACATGGAACGGACTTCTTTCGTTCGATCTCGGCGGGACCGGCGGGTTCGGGCCCCTTGGCGCGCGCCGCCTCTCTCTCGAATTGCGGGGCATGAATCTCACGGACCTCCGCTACGAGACGGCCGGATATGTGTACGCGGAGGTCCCGTATTTCTATCCTGCCGCCACGCGGTCTGTCTTCGCGAGCCTGAAGGCGGACTTCTGA
- a CDS encoding PAS domain S-box protein, translated as MAPLRQTMLPASVQVPGLGEALREHFERTPVGMILLAKDRRIVAVNHALSSLAGINSSILPGSFLRRFLWSDQAGDLEDRIFEEVDREGRWAGEVDFRSSLGDSCPMMLAITPVTGGESAEVRYIATVVEMGQQRWIEAESLRRAQELAAFAAIAVATGSSHDPQEMLGAVSRQVVEGLGMDACWIQRYDAGESALRLVGEASYLNPSIKLSPRMIPDSVNPAVLRAMQTRELVAESELLDRSIATVVHMPLLARGEVVGVISILSIAGEKLSSRESDLLRAVGYQIGTAVQNVRLVESVRQHESELQEKNDQLERLVERLRAADRMKSEFLANTSHELRTPLNSIIGFLNLIIDDLCQDEAEQKELLRHALASSTHLLDLINDVLDLSRIEAGRLEVELEDVMLEPLLSDVIETLDVQARAKGLRLSSAGLSPGIVVQADSARLRQILVNVIGNAIKFTSEGSVSVSVAAPSGSPYVDIEVRDTGIGIPLQRREFLFQKFSQADASMTRKFGGSGLGLVIVKELVEMMGGTVTIDSPGEGRGTTVGISITRGRSADS; from the coding sequence ATGGCTCCGCTTCGACAAACCATGCTGCCGGCGTCGGTCCAGGTACCCGGTCTGGGCGAAGCCCTGCGCGAGCATTTCGAGCGCACGCCGGTGGGGATGATTCTTCTCGCGAAAGACCGGCGCATCGTCGCCGTGAACCACGCCCTATCCAGCCTCGCCGGGATCAACTCCTCGATCCTGCCCGGATCGTTCCTCCGGCGCTTCCTCTGGTCGGACCAGGCCGGCGATCTCGAGGATCGCATCTTCGAGGAGGTCGACCGCGAGGGGCGCTGGGCCGGGGAAGTGGACTTCCGCTCCTCCCTCGGCGATTCCTGTCCGATGATGCTCGCGATCACCCCGGTCACCGGCGGCGAGTCCGCGGAGGTGCGTTACATCGCCACCGTCGTGGAGATGGGTCAGCAGCGCTGGATCGAAGCGGAATCCCTTCGGCGCGCCCAGGAGCTGGCCGCGTTCGCCGCGATCGCGGTCGCGACGGGAAGCAGCCACGATCCTCAAGAGATGCTCGGCGCCGTCTCGCGCCAGGTGGTGGAAGGCCTCGGCATGGACGCGTGTTGGATCCAGCGCTACGACGCGGGGGAATCGGCTCTCCGCTTGGTCGGCGAAGCCAGCTACCTGAACCCCTCGATCAAGCTCTCTCCCCGCATGATTCCCGACTCGGTCAACCCAGCGGTGCTTCGCGCCATGCAGACGCGGGAGCTGGTCGCCGAGTCGGAGCTTCTCGACCGGAGCATCGCCACCGTGGTGCATATGCCGCTCCTCGCGCGAGGCGAGGTGGTGGGGGTGATCTCCATTCTGAGCATCGCGGGGGAGAAGCTTTCCTCGCGCGAGTCGGATCTCCTGCGTGCGGTGGGTTATCAGATCGGGACTGCCGTGCAGAATGTGCGGCTGGTCGAGTCGGTTCGGCAGCACGAATCGGAGCTTCAGGAGAAGAACGATCAGCTCGAACGTCTCGTGGAGCGGCTTCGCGCCGCGGACCGGATGAAGAGCGAATTCCTCGCGAACACGTCGCACGAGCTGCGAACACCGCTCAACTCGATCATCGGGTTCTTGAACCTGATCATCGACGACCTCTGCCAGGATGAAGCCGAGCAAAAGGAGCTGCTTCGCCACGCGCTCGCGAGCAGCACGCACCTCCTCGACCTGATCAACGACGTGCTCGATCTCTCGCGGATCGAAGCCGGGCGCCTCGAAGTGGAGCTGGAGGATGTGATGCTCGAGCCGCTGCTGTCCGATGTGATCGAGACCCTCGACGTCCAGGCGCGCGCGAAGGGGCTCAGACTCAGCTCTGCGGGCTTGAGTCCCGGGATTGTGGTCCAGGCCGATTCCGCGCGCCTCCGCCAGATCCTCGTGAACGTCATCGGGAACGCGATCAAGTTCACGAGCGAGGGGTCGGTGTCGGTCTCGGTAGCGGCACCCTCGGGCTCGCCCTACGTGGACATCGAGGTGCGGGATACCGGGATCGGGATTCCGCTCCAACGGCGCGAGTTCCTGTTCCAGAAATTTTCACAGGCGGACGCATCCATGACGCGAAAGTTCGGCGGGAGCGGGTTGGGTCTCGTGATCGTCAAGGAACTGGTCGAGATGATGGGAGGCACGGTGACGATCGATAGTCCCGGGGAAGGGCGGGGAACGACGGTCGGCATCTCGATCACCCGCGGCCGGTCCGCGGATTCGTGA